Part of the Terrisporobacter glycolicus ATCC 14880 = DSM 1288 genome is shown below.
ATGGATATAGTTTCTTTATGGGAAAAAACTTTGCAACTAATAAAAGGTGAGGTATCTACAGCCAGCTTTAATGCTTTTTTTAAGGAAATAAAACCTTTAAAACAAATATCTAATGAGCTTATTTTTTTGGCTCCAAACGAATTTATACAAAACATACTTGAAAATAGATACTTAAACTTAATTGAAAGTTGTATAAGCCAATTATCCCTAAAAAAATATCAGATCAAATTTATTTTAGACGAAAAAGAAATACAAGATACTAATGAAGAAGATAAATCTACTACTATCAAAAAAAGTTATCCCAATTTAAATCCTAAATACACTTTTGATACCTTTGTAATAGGTAATAGTAATAGATTTGCCCATGCAGCTTGTGTAGCAGTAGCTGAATCTCCAGCTAAAGCATATAATCCTTTGTTTTTGTACGGAGGAGTTGGTCTTGGAAAGACGCATTTAATGCATGCTATCGGACATCATATAATGTGTCAACAAGAAGACCCTAAGGTTGTTTATGTTTCTTCAGAAAAATTTACAAATGAGCTTATAAACTCAATAAAAAATGATAAAAATGAAGAATTCAGAAATAAATATAGAAATGTTGATGTTCTATTAATAGATGATATACAGTTTATTGCTGGAAAAGAAGGAACTCAAGAGGAATTTTTCCATACATTTAATGCATTACATGAAGCAAATAAACAAATAATCA
Proteins encoded:
- the dnaA gene encoding chromosomal replication initiator protein DnaA, which produces MDIVSLWEKTLQLIKGEVSTASFNAFFKEIKPLKQISNELIFLAPNEFIQNILENRYLNLIESCISQLSLKKYQIKFILDEKEIQDTNEEDKSTTIKKSYPNLNPKYTFDTFVIGNSNRFAHAACVAVAESPAKAYNPLFLYGGVGLGKTHLMHAIGHHIMCQQEDPKVVYVSSEKFTNELINSIKNDKNEEFRNKYRNVDVLLIDDIQFIAGKEGTQEEFFHTFNALHEANKQIIISSDRPPKEIPTLEDRLRSRFEMGLITDIQPPDFETRIAILRKKAQLENINVPNEVMTYIAKYIKSNIRELEGALTRVVAYSSLTNKNISLELATEALKDIISNPKSEEITVNRIKEKVSEAFSIKMDDFNSKKRTRTIAYPRQIAMYICRELTDLSLPKIGSEFGGRDHTTVIHAHDKITKDIEENQQIKDKIDKIISDLKG